The Pseudanabaena galeata CCNP1313 genome has a segment encoding these proteins:
- a CDS encoding vitamin K epoxide reductase family protein: MNENIPEETISSTAQKVKELRKQQRSHSWLQRYQRPIMAGISTLGVVITAYLTFVSFSQSSVACPTNACDVVLTSPYAKIFGLPLSLFGCLGYASMIAFAIAPLLVKQEQKELRTKLDNWTGLLLFMGGTAMMIFSGYLIYLLVTVIQAACIYCIASALLSTSLFVFSIIGRKWEDIGKLFFTGALIATLTIVGTFVVYGSVNKPIASVTLPVDAATGKQIVQTPTARPKKGIGWEVTTTSGNAEIALAKHLKQIGAKMYVLYTCPHCYKQKQLFGKEALAELNWIECLPDGKNAQPQLCEAAKIQTVPTWDINGKFYQGEQTLQKLADLSGYQGDRNFLYMLPDH; encoded by the coding sequence ATGAACGAAAATATTCCTGAAGAGACCATCTCATCCACTGCTCAAAAAGTCAAGGAACTCCGCAAGCAACAGCGATCGCATAGTTGGTTACAGCGATATCAACGCCCGATTATGGCTGGTATTTCCACGTTAGGAGTGGTTATTACTGCCTATCTAACCTTTGTTAGTTTTTCCCAATCGTCAGTGGCTTGTCCAACTAATGCCTGTGATGTTGTGCTTACCTCTCCCTATGCCAAAATTTTTGGCTTGCCACTATCTCTATTTGGTTGCTTGGGTTATGCCAGTATGATTGCTTTTGCGATCGCGCCTCTACTGGTTAAGCAAGAACAAAAAGAACTTCGTACCAAGCTAGATAACTGGACAGGATTACTACTCTTTATGGGTGGTACTGCCATGATGATATTTAGTGGTTACTTGATTTATTTGCTAGTTACTGTAATTCAAGCCGCTTGTATTTATTGCATCGCTTCTGCACTTCTATCTACTAGTTTATTTGTATTTTCTATCATCGGTCGTAAATGGGAAGATATCGGAAAATTATTCTTCACAGGTGCGCTCATCGCCACTCTCACAATTGTCGGGACATTTGTTGTTTATGGAAGTGTGAATAAACCGATCGCTAGTGTAACTCTACCCGTTGATGCTGCCACAGGAAAACAAATTGTCCAAACACCAACAGCAAGACCTAAAAAGGGAATTGGATGGGAAGTTACGACAACTTCAGGCAATGCCGAAATTGCCCTAGCTAAGCATCTCAAACAAATCGGGGCAAAGATGTATGTTCTCTATACCTGTCCGCATTGCTACAAACAAAAGCAACTTTTTGGCAAAGAAGCTTTAGCCGAATTGAACTGGATTGAGTGCCTTCCTGATGGTAAAAATGCCCAGCCTCAACTATGCGAAGCAGCTAAGATTCAGACAGTACCTACATGGGATATCAATGGCAAGTTTTATCAAGGTGAGCAAACACTTCAAAAGCTTGCTGATTTGTCAGGCTATCAAGGCGATCGTAACTTTCTTTATATGCTGCCTGATCATTAA
- a CDS encoding multicopper oxidase domain-containing protein → MEPNPIRRSLLGAGLLGAGTLFGKLFPANAVAQSPDLSKGNQKGMDMSQSGMVHGGNMMVGEVDSTKNGFDPRKMLTDWDGGKVSQLPNGQTLREYDIVVKEKEIEIAPGVKYPAWTYNGRVPGPTIRVTEGDRVRINFKNSGSHPHTIHFHGIHSARQDGIAGTLEAFPEMEVTYEFEAKPFGCHLYHCHSVPFKRHMHKGMYGAFIVDPDPQKHLEQEAVAKSRQLGTPENANWQELVMVMNAFDTNFDEKNEVYAINTIPFEFMKRPIRVERDRPIRIYLINVVEFDPLNSFHLHANFFDFYDHGTTLTPTHRIIDTVSMIQAQRGILEFSFKDFEAGKYMFHAHQSEFLELGWMSAFEVMA, encoded by the coding sequence ATGGAACCTAATCCAATTCGACGCTCTCTCCTTGGAGCAGGCTTACTAGGGGCTGGAACTCTTTTCGGTAAGTTATTCCCTGCCAATGCGGTTGCTCAATCCCCCGACTTATCAAAGGGCAATCAGAAAGGGATGGATATGTCCCAGTCGGGCATGGTGCATGGCGGTAACATGATGGTCGGAGAGGTTGATTCGACTAAAAATGGATTTGACCCGCGCAAAATGTTAACCGATTGGGATGGGGGGAAAGTCTCGCAGTTGCCGAATGGTCAAACGTTGCGAGAATACGACATTGTTGTAAAAGAAAAAGAAATTGAAATTGCCCCAGGGGTAAAATACCCAGCTTGGACGTATAACGGGCGAGTACCTGGACCAACAATCCGAGTCACAGAGGGCGATCGCGTACGGATCAATTTTAAGAATTCTGGATCTCATCCCCACACAATTCACTTTCACGGCATTCATTCAGCGCGTCAAGATGGAATTGCGGGGACACTCGAAGCATTTCCTGAGATGGAAGTCACCTATGAGTTTGAGGCAAAACCATTTGGTTGTCATTTATATCACTGCCACTCGGTTCCATTTAAACGCCATATGCATAAAGGAATGTATGGAGCATTTATTGTTGACCCCGATCCTCAAAAGCATCTCGAACAGGAAGCGGTGGCGAAATCTCGGCAACTAGGAACGCCTGAAAATGCCAATTGGCAGGAATTGGTCATGGTGATGAATGCTTTTGACACTAATTTTGACGAGAAGAATGAAGTCTATGCGATCAATACGATTCCCTTCGAGTTTATGAAGCGTCCAATTCGGGTTGAACGCGATCGCCCAATTCGGATTTATCTGATCAATGTGGTTGAATTTGACCCGCTCAATTCTTTTCATCTCCACGCTAATTTCTTTGATTTCTACGATCACGGCACAACGCTTACCCCGACCCATCGCATAATCGATACGGTATCGATGATCCAAGCCCAGCGCGGCATTTTAGAGTTTTCTTTTAAAGACTTTGAGGCTGGAAAATATATGTTCCATGCCCATCAGTCTGAATTTCTCGAATTAGGTTGGATGTCTGCTTTTGAGGTAATGGCATGA
- a CDS encoding tetratricopeptide repeat protein: MFKFTFIIFSLFFISGNTAAFSHVISTSDKTKPSVVDLVKHGKELWDKKDIASALADYQLAATIESKNAKIQASIGFLFIQQSKFPEAIAAFQQAIRLDNKDVKSLIGLGFTYTQQKNFTEALGFYQRVIAIDPKNIDAYQSIGYIFDSQNDLANAVRAYQQLITIAPNNVKAYLDLGHVFEKQQNIQAASDIYAKAVRLAPTNPDVLFTSVSLDRAKITTEEAIARYQQILKINPRHLETNLMIAQALTTQGKLDEAIGFYKTAAKLKPNPLIQQVIATLYIGQNKLSMAIITYREIIKNNPEDALAHFNMGKILAQQKRNQEAVQSFQRAEELYTRLGDLKAINEVQAAIKDLK, translated from the coding sequence ATGTTCAAATTTACATTCATTATTTTTTCATTGTTTTTCATCTCTGGGAATACAGCAGCATTTTCCCACGTAATCTCGACATCAGATAAAACTAAGCCTAGTGTTGTAGATTTAGTCAAACATGGTAAAGAGTTATGGGATAAAAAGGATATAGCTAGTGCATTAGCTGACTATCAACTAGCCGCCACCATCGAATCTAAAAACGCCAAAATTCAAGCAAGTATTGGCTTCCTGTTTATCCAACAAAGTAAGTTCCCAGAGGCGATCGCTGCATTTCAACAAGCCATTCGTTTAGATAATAAAGATGTAAAATCTCTAATTGGTCTAGGTTTCACATACACTCAGCAGAAAAACTTTACAGAAGCATTGGGATTTTATCAGCGCGTGATAGCCATCGATCCTAAAAATATTGATGCTTATCAAAGTATTGGCTATATTTTCGATAGTCAAAATGATCTTGCAAATGCGGTTAGAGCATATCAACAACTGATTACCATTGCTCCAAATAATGTGAAAGCATATCTTGATCTAGGTCATGTTTTTGAAAAGCAGCAGAACATCCAAGCCGCTTCAGATATCTATGCCAAAGCTGTCCGCCTTGCTCCCACCAATCCAGATGTTTTATTTACTAGCGTAAGTTTAGACCGAGCAAAGATTACAACAGAAGAAGCGATCGCAAGGTATCAGCAGATTCTTAAAATTAATCCTCGTCATCTTGAAACAAATCTAATGATCGCCCAAGCTCTAACTACACAAGGCAAATTAGATGAAGCTATTGGTTTTTATAAAACTGCTGCCAAACTTAAACCCAATCCACTTATACAACAAGTAATCGCCACTTTATATATTGGGCAAAATAAACTTTCTATGGCAATCATTACCTACCGTGAAATCATCAAAAACAATCCTGAAGATGCCCTTGCCCACTTTAATATGGGTAAAATCTTGGCACAACAAAAGCGTAACCAAGAAGCTGTGCAGTCATTTCAACGAGCAGAAGAACTATATACCCGCCTAGGTGATCTTAAAGCTATAAATGAAGTCCAAGCAGCCATTAAAGATCTCAAATAG
- the lgt gene encoding prolipoprotein diacylglyceryl transferase, which produces MLNFLPFAFEFTSPGPIAFGIGSFSIRWYGMLIASAVVIGTLLAQKLAKKRGIDPDIVGNLVIWLVVGAIPCARLYYVLFEWQRFQNQPWYKAFAIWEGGIAIHGAIIGGAIVTIIFCQRQKISAWLMTDIVMPALILGQAIGRWGNFFNSEAFGRPTDLPWKLFIPVDRRPPEFASESYFHPTFLYESLWNVGVFAILMFLFFRFPKIRTGTLTMTYAIAYSLGRFWIEGLRTDSLMVGSLRTAQVISLVAIALGIFGLVWLYGLRRRFPDTVSPKVSQKNSHT; this is translated from the coding sequence ATGCTTAACTTCTTACCATTTGCATTTGAGTTTACATCTCCAGGTCCGATCGCCTTTGGAATCGGATCATTTTCGATCCGTTGGTACGGAATGCTGATTGCCTCCGCAGTTGTTATCGGCACACTATTAGCCCAAAAACTTGCAAAAAAACGTGGTATCGATCCAGATATAGTCGGCAATCTCGTAATTTGGTTGGTGGTTGGTGCTATTCCCTGCGCCCGTCTATACTATGTTTTATTTGAATGGCAGCGCTTCCAAAATCAACCTTGGTATAAGGCTTTTGCAATTTGGGAAGGCGGCATCGCGATTCATGGCGCAATCATTGGCGGTGCAATAGTCACAATTATTTTTTGCCAACGCCAAAAAATCTCAGCATGGTTAATGACAGATATTGTTATGCCTGCGCTGATTTTAGGTCAAGCAATTGGACGTTGGGGCAATTTCTTTAACTCTGAGGCTTTTGGCAGACCGACCGATCTTCCTTGGAAATTATTTATTCCCGTTGATCGCCGCCCACCAGAATTTGCAAGCGAATCATACTTTCATCCCACATTTCTGTACGAATCGCTTTGGAATGTGGGTGTGTTTGCAATCTTGATGTTTCTATTCTTCAGATTTCCCAAAATCAGAACTGGGACATTAACCATGACTTATGCGATCGCCTATAGTCTAGGGCGCTTTTGGATTGAAGGGTTGCGTACAGATAGCCTGATGGTTGGATCGCTTCGTACTGCCCAAGTCATCAGTCTTGTGGCGATCGCATTAGGTATTTTTGGTTTAGTTTGGCTATACGGATTGCGGCGGCGTTTTCCTGACACGGTTTCCCCAAAAGTTTCTCAGAAAAACAGTCACACATAA
- a CDS encoding YnfA family protein: MMQSLLLFVLAGLCEIGGGYLFWLWLREGKSIWLAILGLLALCLYAVLPTLQTANFGRVYAAYGGVFIVLSIAWGWLVDRVVPDKFDLIGAWIAFLGVLVIMYAPRH, encoded by the coding sequence ATGATGCAGTCCCTACTTTTATTTGTCTTAGCCGGATTATGTGAAATCGGCGGCGGCTACTTGTTTTGGCTATGGTTACGAGAAGGCAAAAGCATTTGGCTAGCAATTTTAGGATTGCTTGCATTGTGTTTATATGCTGTTCTTCCCACTCTACAAACTGCAAACTTTGGCAGAGTGTATGCAGCCTACGGGGGAGTCTTCATTGTGTTATCGATCGCTTGGGGATGGTTAGTTGATCGGGTTGTCCCTGATAAATTTGACCTAATCGGTGCTTGGATCGCTTTTTTAGGGGTATTGGTCATCATGTATGCCCCAAGACATTAG
- a CDS encoding heavy metal translocating P-type ATPase, protein MAKSCCGDDEPKNSKKHDHDHDHSHDHGNGADSSGLKGEVITIAATIVLFTIGLIFEERLHEMNYWVVDHAIFTVAYLLSGWSVLKVAGRNILRGRFFDENFLMTIATVGAFAIHKLPEAVAVMLFYKIGELFQDMAIGNSRRSIKSLLEVRPDVAFRQTESGVEQISPESVSVGEVIIVKAGEKIPLDGEVIAGNAQLNTAALTGESVPRAVGIGDMVLSGMINETGYLTVRVTKVYGESSIAKILDLVENASSQKAETEKFITQFARIYTPIVVFISLAVATIPPLVIQGATQAEWFYRALVILVISCPCGLVISIPLGYFGGVGGAAKRGILVKGSTFLDTLAAVKVVAFDKTGTLTQGNFKVAKIAPSNGFTESELLEIAAKVEARSNHPVAKSILEAYGKAPDLSDMGEFEEIAGHGVRSQINNQTGNQTVFAGNERLLQREKIAYTIPSNQGTIVHLAVDQVYAGYIQIADELKDDADQAIRSLKQQGIHTVMLTGDRDSVAKIIAGRLGVNSYYADLLPEGKVDVLDKLLKNVKKGEKVAFVGDGINDAPVLARSDVGIAMGGLGSDAAIETADVVLMTDAPSKVSEAIAIGQKTHRIVLQNIYLAMGIKGLFIVLGSFGVANMWEAIFADVGMALLAIANATRVLK, encoded by the coding sequence ATGGCAAAAAGTTGTTGTGGTGATGATGAGCCTAAAAATTCTAAGAAGCATGATCACGACCATGATCATAGTCATGATCATGGTAATGGTGCTGATTCTTCAGGGCTTAAGGGTGAGGTAATTACAATTGCAGCGACAATTGTGCTATTTACAATTGGTCTCATTTTTGAAGAGCGATTACATGAGATGAACTATTGGGTAGTAGATCATGCGATATTCACAGTTGCCTACTTATTGAGTGGATGGAGCGTTCTTAAAGTTGCGGGAAGGAATATTTTGCGTGGTCGCTTCTTTGATGAGAATTTCTTAATGACGATCGCTACAGTAGGCGCATTTGCCATTCACAAATTGCCTGAAGCAGTTGCGGTCATGCTGTTTTACAAAATCGGTGAATTGTTTCAAGACATGGCGATCGGCAATTCACGGCGATCAATCAAATCTCTTTTAGAAGTCCGTCCCGATGTCGCTTTTCGTCAAACCGAGTCTGGTGTGGAACAAATTTCTCCAGAATCTGTATCTGTCGGTGAAGTAATCATCGTCAAAGCAGGAGAGAAAATCCCCCTTGATGGTGAAGTCATTGCAGGTAATGCTCAACTAAATACGGCGGCACTGACTGGAGAATCCGTTCCTCGTGCTGTTGGCATTGGTGATATGGTTTTATCAGGCATGATCAATGAGACTGGATACCTAACTGTGCGCGTGACTAAGGTTTATGGTGAGTCTTCAATCGCCAAGATTCTCGATTTAGTCGAAAATGCCAGTAGTCAGAAGGCGGAAACCGAGAAATTTATTACGCAGTTTGCCCGCATCTATACGCCGATTGTGGTATTCATCTCTTTAGCAGTGGCAACGATTCCACCATTAGTAATTCAAGGAGCAACTCAAGCCGAATGGTTCTATCGCGCCTTAGTTATTTTGGTGATTTCCTGTCCTTGTGGTTTGGTGATTAGTATTCCATTAGGATACTTTGGTGGTGTTGGCGGTGCAGCAAAGCGCGGTATCTTGGTTAAAGGTTCCACTTTCCTCGATACCTTAGCGGCGGTGAAAGTAGTTGCTTTTGATAAAACAGGAACTTTAACTCAAGGCAACTTTAAGGTAGCTAAGATTGCTCCTAGCAATGGATTTACAGAATCAGAACTACTAGAGATTGCCGCAAAAGTAGAAGCGAGATCGAATCATCCTGTTGCCAAATCGATTCTGGAAGCTTATGGAAAAGCTCCTGATCTGTCTGACATGGGCGAGTTTGAAGAGATTGCTGGTCATGGTGTGCGATCGCAGATTAACAATCAAACTGGCAATCAAACTGTCTTTGCGGGTAATGAACGTCTTTTACAACGCGAAAAAATTGCTTACACAATTCCTTCCAATCAAGGCACAATTGTCCATCTAGCAGTTGACCAAGTTTATGCTGGCTATATTCAGATTGCTGACGAACTCAAAGATGATGCAGATCAAGCAATTCGATCTCTAAAACAACAGGGCATTCATACGGTAATGCTCACAGGTGATCGCGACAGTGTGGCAAAGATTATTGCAGGACGTTTGGGCGTAAATAGCTACTACGCCGATCTCTTGCCTGAAGGAAAAGTTGATGTCCTCGATAAGCTCTTAAAAAATGTCAAAAAGGGAGAGAAAGTTGCTTTTGTTGGGGATGGCATCAATGATGCACCTGTTCTCGCTAGATCTGATGTGGGGATTGCGATGGGTGGATTGGGTTCTGATGCGGCGATTGAGACTGCTGATGTGGTGCTGATGACTGACGCTCCTTCTAAGGTATCGGAAGCGATCGCCATCGGACAAAAAACGCACCGTATCGTCCTCCAAAATATCTACCTAGCTATGGGTATCAAAGGATTATTCATTGTGCTTGGTTCCTTTGGTGTAGCAAATATGTGGGAAGCGATTTTCGCTGATGTTGGTATGGCTTTGTTAGCGATCGCCAATGCAACTAGAGTTCTCAAATAA
- a CDS encoding ZIP family metal transporter has product MNEQKLQKQNTWLWVILPLVLITALIGIFLTTNPLALLKSSAPPVEKLTVEQTVLDETGISLSVRADGSQPMQIAQVQIDGAYWQFTQDPAGELPRLSSAWIRLPYQWVEGEAHHINLLTNTGAAFEHKIEVAVQTPMISGNRLLSFALLGLYVGIVPVGLGMMFYPALKALSGQGMKFLLALTLGMLGFLFVDTLLEAIEKATKVATAFSGGTLVWLITAASFLTVFMIGRRAGKAPEGTKLSTYMALGIGIHNLGEGLAIGAAFAVGEAALGSLLVIGFTLHNITEGIGIAAPLIDLRPKLRTLIGLVALAGLPAVIGTWIGAFAFMPIFAVLFLSIGAGAVLQVIVEVGSYLTRTAQKQGGSWLSKSSLAGFSLGLAVMYGTALLVSA; this is encoded by the coding sequence ATGAATGAGCAAAAACTGCAAAAACAAAATACTTGGCTTTGGGTGATTCTTCCCCTAGTTTTGATTACTGCATTAATTGGTATTTTTCTAACGACAAATCCACTAGCACTGTTGAAGAGTTCTGCACCACCCGTAGAAAAACTCACCGTAGAACAGACAGTTTTAGATGAGACAGGCATTTCCCTTTCCGTTCGTGCTGATGGCTCACAACCGATGCAAATTGCTCAAGTGCAAATCGATGGAGCCTATTGGCAATTTACGCAAGATCCAGCAGGTGAGTTGCCTCGGCTTTCGAGTGCTTGGATTCGGCTGCCTTATCAATGGGTCGAAGGAGAAGCTCATCATATTAATTTGTTGACGAATACGGGCGCAGCGTTTGAGCATAAAATCGAAGTCGCGGTGCAAACTCCCATGATTTCTGGCAATCGCTTGTTGAGCTTTGCCTTATTAGGGTTGTATGTCGGTATTGTCCCTGTTGGTTTGGGAATGATGTTCTACCCAGCTTTAAAAGCGCTGAGTGGTCAGGGCATGAAATTTCTATTGGCGCTGACTCTCGGTATGTTGGGTTTCTTGTTTGTTGATACCCTTCTAGAAGCAATCGAGAAAGCAACGAAAGTCGCTACAGCTTTTTCAGGCGGTACACTGGTTTGGTTGATTACTGCGGCTAGCTTCTTAACAGTCTTTATGATTGGTAGACGAGCTGGTAAAGCTCCAGAAGGAACTAAGTTATCGACATACATGGCTTTAGGCATTGGTATTCACAATTTAGGAGAAGGCTTGGCGATCGGGGCTGCTTTTGCGGTTGGGGAAGCGGCTCTAGGATCTCTGCTTGTCATAGGTTTTACGCTCCACAATATTACTGAAGGAATTGGCATTGCAGCTCCGCTCATTGACCTGCGCCCAAAACTCAGAACTCTGATTGGTTTAGTCGCTTTAGCGGGGTTACCTGCGGTGATCGGCACTTGGATCGGAGCATTCGCGTTTATGCCGATTTTTGCCGTGCTGTTTTTGAGTATTGGAGCAGGAGCCGTGTTACAAGTAATTGTCGAGGTTGGGTCATATCTAACTCGCACTGCCCAAAAGCAGGGTGGTTCGTGGTTGTCTAAATCAAGTTTGGCTGGATTTAGTTTGGGTCTAGCCGTGATGTATGGAACAGCGCTGTTGGTGAGTGCTTAA
- a CDS encoding CbtB domain-containing protein codes for MKNSVQTIWWRTEQFVMSVQVQAVLYVVLWALIIWSVYFTTYPAVHDSVHSLRHHTLGVSCH; via the coding sequence ATGAAAAATTCCGTTCAAACAATATGGTGGCGGACTGAGCAGTTCGTTATGTCAGTGCAAGTACAAGCAGTTTTATATGTTGTCTTGTGGGCGCTAATAATTTGGTCGGTTTACTTTACAACTTATCCTGCGGTGCATGACTCCGTTCATTCGCTTCGACATCACACACTTGGAGTGAGTTGTCATTAA